Proteins encoded within one genomic window of Granulicella pectinivorans:
- a CDS encoding SDR family NAD(P)-dependent oxidoreductase — MKAVVVGGTSGIGKALSLGLARAGADVAATSRSQEAVDATAAEISATGVSALRVASDISDRQSLLRLREHVLVEFGSVDILINSAGMTKRIPTLDIDETLWRQIMDVNLTGPLRTCQIFGETMIEQGFGRIINIASLASTVAFQEVAAYGASKAGLAALTRSLATEWAEYGVTVNAIAPGIFPTELNRKIIDSPRGQELLMRTPMKRFGDTDELISTAVYLASRETSFTTGQVIAVDGGFLASGVNQ; from the coding sequence ATGAAGGCGGTTGTCGTTGGAGGAACCTCCGGGATCGGGAAGGCTCTATCGCTAGGATTGGCAAGGGCCGGAGCGGATGTTGCCGCCACCTCCCGATCGCAGGAAGCAGTCGATGCGACGGCCGCCGAGATCTCCGCAACAGGTGTATCGGCGTTGCGGGTGGCAAGCGACATCTCCGACCGGCAGTCGCTGTTACGTCTCCGGGAACATGTTCTCGTGGAATTTGGATCGGTCGACATCCTAATTAATTCTGCAGGAATGACGAAGCGGATTCCAACCCTCGACATCGACGAAACACTCTGGCGTCAGATCATGGACGTCAATCTGACCGGTCCGCTGCGTACCTGCCAGATCTTCGGCGAGACGATGATCGAACAGGGCTTCGGCCGCATCATCAACATTGCATCGCTGGCCAGCACCGTCGCCTTCCAGGAGGTCGCAGCGTACGGAGCCAGCAAAGCTGGCCTTGCTGCGCTCACTCGATCGCTCGCCACCGAATGGGCGGAGTACGGCGTCACCGTCAATGCCATCGCACCGGGAATCTTCCCCACGGAATTGAACCGCAAGATCATCGACAGTCCACGCGGGCAGGAGTTGCTGATGCGTACTCCCATGAAACGCTTTGGCGACACCGACGAACTGATCTCGACCGCGGTCTATCTCGCCAGCCGCGAAACCAGCTTCACCACAGGCCAGGTCATCGCAGTCGACGGAGGTTTTCTGGCCAGCGGCGTCAATCAATAG
- a CDS encoding Gfo/Idh/MocA family protein — MPEDKAQPISPLRNSRRRFLKSTVAAAATVGFPTILPSYLFGQNAPSNRINIGAIGVGRISRGHDLPGTWKFDQAQIMAVCDLDEGRVAAGRTLLNGVYAKKTGKPYTGTAGYSDYRELLANKDIDAVIISTPDHQHARLAVAAVHAGKDVYLQKPASLTIAEGRAMVNAVQKSGRILQIGSQQRSWKQFRRACELVRNGRIGEITHVEIGLPGDPSGGDPTPMPVPYGFNYDAWLGSTPEVPYTLDRVMPVKGFDRPGWLRCEQFGAGMITGWGAHHVDTAHWGMNTELTGPVEVWGEAEFPKSGLWDVHGAFKTHAIYANGMTMTISGEFQNGIKFYGTKGWIFVCRDEQATPTAAAGQAAAVVPLVASDPKILDSVIGPNEIHLYYSEDQHGNWLDCIRSRKEPIAPAEIGHRACSTCLIHHIAMKTKRRLHWDPAAERFKNDDDANSRLSRPQRVPYILPV, encoded by the coding sequence ATGCCGGAAGACAAGGCTCAGCCCATTAGCCCTCTGCGCAACTCACGCCGCAGGTTCTTGAAGAGCACCGTGGCCGCAGCCGCGACCGTTGGCTTCCCCACCATCCTGCCGTCTTACCTCTTTGGCCAGAACGCGCCATCGAACCGCATCAACATCGGCGCGATCGGGGTGGGACGCATCTCGCGCGGGCACGATCTCCCGGGAACATGGAAGTTCGATCAGGCCCAAATCATGGCGGTCTGCGACCTCGATGAAGGCCGAGTCGCCGCAGGCAGGACGTTACTAAACGGGGTCTACGCGAAGAAGACCGGCAAACCCTACACCGGCACAGCAGGCTACAGCGATTATCGCGAGTTGCTGGCGAACAAGGACATCGATGCGGTCATCATCTCCACGCCGGATCATCAGCATGCCCGTCTCGCCGTCGCCGCCGTGCACGCCGGCAAAGACGTCTACCTGCAGAAGCCCGCATCGCTGACCATCGCCGAAGGACGCGCCATGGTAAACGCCGTGCAGAAATCCGGGCGCATCCTCCAGATCGGCTCGCAGCAGCGATCCTGGAAGCAGTTCCGGCGCGCCTGCGAACTCGTCCGCAACGGTCGCATCGGGGAGATCACCCATGTGGAGATTGGCCTGCCGGGTGATCCTTCCGGGGGCGACCCAACCCCGATGCCCGTGCCGTATGGCTTCAACTACGACGCGTGGCTGGGCTCCACACCGGAGGTTCCCTACACGCTCGACCGCGTGATGCCAGTCAAGGGTTTCGACCGTCCTGGATGGCTTCGCTGCGAGCAGTTCGGTGCCGGCATGATCACCGGCTGGGGCGCTCACCACGTAGACACCGCGCACTGGGGAATGAATACAGAGCTGACCGGACCCGTCGAGGTATGGGGCGAGGCCGAGTTCCCGAAGAGTGGCCTGTGGGACGTGCATGGAGCCTTCAAAACGCATGCCATCTACGCCAACGGCATGACCATGACGATCAGTGGCGAGTTCCAGAACGGCATCAAGTTCTACGGGACCAAAGGATGGATCTTCGTCTGCCGCGATGAGCAGGCCACACCAACGGCCGCCGCGGGTCAAGCAGCCGCAGTCGTGCCCCTGGTCGCGAGCGATCCGAAGATCCTCGACAGCGTGATCGGCCCCAACGAGATTCATCTGTATTACAGCGAGGACCAGCACGGCAACTGGCTGGACTGCATCCGGTCGCGCAAGGAACCGATTGCGCCGGCAGAGATAGGACATCGCGCCTGCTCGACGTGCCTGATCCATCACATCGCGATGAAGACGAAACGCCGTCTTCACTGGGATCCCGCTGCGGAGCGATTCAAAAACGACGACGACGCCAACAGCCGCTTGAGCCGTCCGCAAAGAGTCCCCTACATCCTGCCTGTCTAG
- a CDS encoding TonB-dependent receptor, which yields MLLLSLVFSASTAHAQALYGSVTGTITDASGAVIPNAAIVLTNQGTSAVQTVTTDAQGLYTVRNLLPGSYSISLARTGSFAGYLQRDIAIEINRESRIDITLQAASVTTEISVGTSAPMLQTETAEVNHEISQTQIAELPITSTQGRNYQALYTLLPGASAVGEQNSTASNPSRAMSVNMNGVSYNTNTTRIDGAVNYYGWLAYLIAYVPPADSIQSVNIVTNSFNAEQGVAGGASINISIKTGTRQFHGGAWEYNQLFNTNARPYTTNTGQVPKNIFNQFGFSVGGPVYLPRILTGKKKLFFFEAFERTTRRQLITGLQSVPTVAMLNGDFSAIAGSFPLLADPQPGGTGAYLASGSRPTFQSEYGCNCIPASRQSVAAKTMLALLQPISATITNPNYANQLNNDYTGSGTLAYNRNTNDTKVTYIPTENTSIFGRYSIEPFTVTDPQELGAAGGGTFDGGQPGAAAGRVQNVGLGMSHVITPHLLVDADAGYTRQVTGAQSSIDIAAGDYGTDKLGIPGTNGFGINYVGQPSFTPSGGSQFSGLGNTNGANPFLFRDNQFTADVNVSWTLGKHAMKAGGTWYHFDLNHFQPNVNPRGAFTFLGGMTTNTSGVNAYEALADMLLGLPNNGIGTAITKGNQLFNPNAVRWTETGVYAQDQWDVTPKLTLSYGARYEYYPVPYRDKTGIFRLDPNLPQSANVIIGGLGGNAKSTGVDVGWGQIVPRVGAVYRVNDKLVVRSGFGITTDPENLRFLRDTYPMVLIPAYIGTGTNTIAVDSNNNPLPLTVGIPALVTPSISSGFVSLPVTTTTNTIPTVIHRGYIESWNLFVQHDLGREFVMNIGYVGTQSVRQFTNYTLNAAPLPDGTTTCMANGQYNPSSVFYTHGLGSNPCNFAANQLLNQQHCTTVTAGPTCYNTAGITMNRPVGSSNYNGLQAQLTRNAGRLAQFGVVYTWSHAFAFAENGAGTGSTGPAFSYPGYWQQNRATASYDRTNNFQFWSIYHLPFGRGQMLASHGIASAILGGFQLNGQLSHVSGAPFSVSANSNVLNSNGQPEYADLIAPYKQLGGHARLAGSPVGGQAWFDPASFASPVEPTSTVNPATALPSQIVAPHFGNTHRNQFRGPGVTTINASVFRSFHVYHESDFQVRVEAFNLPNHPQLTTNPNATVNSATPGVPATTGNFGYITSFGNTRTLQFSGRISF from the coding sequence TTGCTTCTCCTTTCCCTCGTCTTTTCCGCCTCTACGGCCCATGCCCAGGCGCTCTACGGCTCCGTCACCGGAACCATCACCGACGCCAGCGGAGCAGTCATTCCCAATGCCGCCATCGTCCTGACCAACCAGGGCACCTCGGCGGTGCAGACCGTAACCACCGACGCGCAGGGCCTCTATACGGTCCGCAACCTGCTACCGGGAAGCTACTCCATCTCGCTGGCCCGAACCGGCAGCTTCGCCGGCTACCTGCAAAGAGATATTGCGATTGAGATCAACCGCGAGTCGCGCATCGATATCACGCTCCAGGCCGCATCCGTCACCACGGAGATCTCCGTCGGCACGTCTGCTCCCATGCTCCAAACCGAGACCGCGGAGGTCAACCACGAGATCTCCCAAACCCAGATCGCGGAGTTGCCTATCACCTCCACGCAGGGCCGCAACTATCAGGCGCTCTACACCCTTCTGCCCGGCGCGTCGGCCGTCGGCGAACAGAACTCTACCGCCTCCAATCCCTCGCGCGCCATGTCGGTCAACATGAATGGTGTCTCGTACAACACGAACACGACCCGCATCGACGGTGCGGTCAACTACTACGGCTGGCTGGCTTACCTGATCGCCTACGTCCCTCCCGCGGACTCCATCCAAAGCGTCAACATCGTGACCAACTCGTTCAACGCCGAGCAGGGCGTCGCGGGTGGCGCGTCCATTAACATCAGCATCAAGACCGGCACCCGCCAGTTCCACGGCGGTGCGTGGGAGTACAACCAGCTCTTCAACACCAACGCCCGCCCCTACACCACCAACACCGGCCAGGTTCCCAAGAACATCTTCAACCAGTTCGGCTTCTCGGTCGGAGGCCCGGTCTATCTGCCCAGGATCCTGACCGGCAAGAAAAAGCTCTTCTTCTTCGAAGCCTTCGAGCGCACCACCCGCCGCCAGTTGATCACCGGGCTCCAGAGCGTGCCCACGGTCGCCATGCTCAACGGCGACTTCTCCGCCATCGCGGGTAGCTTTCCGCTCCTCGCAGATCCTCAGCCCGGCGGCACCGGCGCCTATCTCGCCTCCGGATCCCGCCCGACCTTCCAGTCCGAGTACGGCTGCAACTGCATCCCCGCCTCCCGTCAGTCCGTCGCAGCCAAGACCATGCTCGCTCTTCTGCAGCCCATCTCGGCAACAATCACCAATCCCAACTACGCGAACCAGTTGAACAACGACTATACCGGTAGCGGAACGCTCGCCTATAACCGCAATACCAACGACACCAAGGTCACCTACATCCCCACCGAGAACACCAGCATCTTCGGTCGTTACTCCATCGAGCCCTTCACCGTCACCGACCCCCAGGAGCTCGGAGCCGCTGGAGGCGGAACCTTCGACGGTGGCCAGCCCGGGGCCGCGGCAGGACGCGTCCAGAACGTCGGACTCGGCATGAGCCACGTCATCACCCCGCATCTCCTCGTCGACGCCGACGCCGGATACACCCGCCAGGTCACCGGCGCGCAGTCCTCCATCGACATCGCCGCCGGCGACTACGGCACCGACAAACTCGGCATCCCCGGAACGAACGGATTCGGAATCAACTACGTCGGCCAGCCCTCCTTCACGCCGTCCGGCGGTTCCCAGTTCTCCGGCCTCGGCAACACCAACGGTGCAAATCCCTTCCTCTTCCGCGACAACCAGTTCACCGCCGATGTAAACGTGAGCTGGACCCTGGGTAAGCACGCCATGAAGGCCGGCGGCACCTGGTACCACTTCGATCTCAACCACTTCCAACCCAACGTCAATCCGCGCGGCGCCTTCACCTTCCTCGGCGGCATGACCACCAACACCAGCGGCGTCAACGCGTATGAGGCACTCGCCGACATGCTCCTCGGTCTGCCCAACAATGGCATCGGCACCGCCATCACCAAGGGCAATCAGCTCTTCAACCCCAATGCCGTCCGTTGGACCGAGACCGGGGTCTACGCGCAGGACCAGTGGGATGTCACTCCCAAGCTCACCCTCTCCTATGGTGCCCGGTACGAGTACTACCCAGTTCCCTACCGCGATAAGACCGGCATCTTCCGTCTCGATCCCAACCTCCCGCAGAGTGCCAACGTCATCATCGGCGGCCTCGGCGGTAACGCAAAAAGCACCGGCGTCGATGTAGGCTGGGGCCAGATCGTTCCCCGTGTCGGAGCCGTCTACCGTGTCAACGACAAACTCGTCGTCCGTTCCGGCTTCGGCATCACCACGGACCCTGAGAACCTGCGCTTCCTCCGCGACACCTACCCCATGGTTCTCATCCCCGCCTACATCGGCACTGGAACCAACACCATTGCGGTCGATTCGAACAACAACCCGCTGCCGCTCACGGTCGGTATCCCTGCGCTGGTCACGCCCAGCATCTCCAGCGGCTTCGTCTCGCTGCCCGTCACCACCACCACAAACACCATTCCCACCGTCATTCATCGCGGCTACATCGAGAGCTGGAACCTTTTCGTCCAGCACGATCTCGGTCGTGAGTTCGTCATGAATATCGGTTACGTCGGCACCCAGTCGGTCCGCCAGTTCACCAACTACACCCTGAACGCCGCGCCTCTGCCGGATGGCACCACCACCTGCATGGCCAATGGCCAGTACAACCCATCGTCGGTGTTCTACACCCATGGGCTGGGTTCGAACCCCTGCAACTTTGCCGCCAACCAGCTTCTCAACCAGCAGCACTGCACCACGGTCACCGCCGGCCCCACCTGCTACAACACCGCCGGCATCACCATGAACCGCCCGGTCGGCAGCTCGAACTACAACGGCCTGCAGGCCCAGCTAACCCGCAACGCCGGCCGTCTCGCGCAGTTCGGCGTCGTCTACACCTGGTCGCATGCCTTCGCCTTCGCCGAAAATGGTGCCGGCACAGGAAGCACCGGTCCTGCCTTCAGCTATCCCGGCTACTGGCAGCAGAACCGGGCCACAGCCAGCTACGACCGCACCAACAACTTCCAGTTCTGGAGCATCTATCACCTGCCCTTCGGCCGGGGACAGATGCTTGCCAGCCACGGAATCGCCAGCGCCATCCTCGGCGGCTTCCAGTTGAATGGGCAGCTCAGCCACGTCAGCGGAGCCCCCTTCTCGGTCAGCGCCAACTCCAACGTCCTCAACTCCAACGGCCAGCCCGAGTACGCCGACCTCATCGCCCCCTACAAGCAGCTCGGCGGCCACGCACGCCTCGCCGGCAGCCCGGTCGGCGGCCAGGCCTGGTTCGATCCAGCCTCCTTCGCAAGTCCGGTCGAGCCCACCAGCACCGTCAACCCCGCCACGGCGCTCCCGTCGCAGATCGTCGCTCCGCACTTCGGCAATACCCACCGCAACCAGTTCCGCGGACCGGGCGTCACCACCATCAACGCCAGCGTCTTCCGCTCCTTCCACGTCTACCACGAGAGCGACTTCCAGGTCCGCGTGGAAGCCTTCAACCTGCCCAACCATCCGCAGCTCACCACCAATCCCAACGCCACCGTCAACTCCGCAACCCCGGGTGTCCCCGCCACCACGGGCAACTTCGGCTATATCACCAGCTTCGGCAACACTCGCACCCTGCAGTTCAGCGGCCGCATCAGCTTCTAA
- a CDS encoding ROK family transcriptional regulator — translation MKKRSTAPRAVTENGPSRDNNRDLVLEVLRRNQPISRVAIARRSGLQRSTISSIIERLIAEGWIREGSIVKTARGRRPTMLSMNDDLVILVADVRPTRAILAIVDLNGRFLSRTVIPLISDPKRGVDAIAEGMLKLRAQFPDKTCEGVGLSLPGRVDRKTQKLSLAPNLPWAGFDIRAALQKKLQLQIELENAANACMLSEVWFGRLEGVRNAVLITISEGVGAALMLNGALVEGANGSAGELGHISISESGPKCACGEVGCWEMYASSRAALRYFHESSPHETVPTVEQLMNMEASGNEKAQKAMETQARAIGRGLRMVTAAFNPEIILFAGDITLRWELMGRIIEEEVKKRMLTGAPPKIVALNDGESARLLGAAAVVLQRHTGYQRQSPTR, via the coding sequence ATGAAGAAGAGATCGACCGCACCACGCGCCGTAACCGAGAATGGACCTTCCCGCGACAACAACCGCGACCTGGTACTGGAGGTCTTGCGCCGCAACCAGCCTATCTCACGCGTGGCGATCGCACGCAGGTCGGGGTTGCAGCGCTCCACGATCTCCTCCATTATCGAACGTCTGATCGCCGAAGGGTGGATTCGTGAAGGCTCGATTGTGAAGACAGCGCGCGGTCGCCGGCCTACGATGCTTTCGATGAACGACGATCTCGTCATCCTGGTAGCGGACGTGAGGCCAACACGCGCGATCCTGGCAATTGTGGATCTCAACGGACGCTTTCTGAGCAGGACTGTCATTCCGCTGATCAGCGATCCGAAGCGTGGCGTCGACGCAATCGCCGAAGGCATGCTGAAGCTACGGGCGCAGTTTCCGGACAAGACGTGCGAGGGAGTTGGTCTCAGTCTTCCCGGGCGTGTGGACCGCAAGACCCAGAAGCTCTCTCTAGCACCCAACCTGCCGTGGGCCGGCTTCGACATTCGCGCTGCGTTGCAGAAGAAGCTGCAACTCCAGATCGAGCTTGAGAACGCTGCGAATGCCTGCATGCTCTCGGAGGTGTGGTTCGGTCGCCTGGAGGGCGTGCGGAACGCGGTGCTCATCACCATCTCGGAAGGCGTAGGGGCAGCGCTGATGCTCAATGGCGCGCTGGTGGAAGGAGCCAATGGGAGCGCGGGGGAACTTGGCCATATCTCCATCTCGGAGTCCGGACCGAAGTGCGCATGCGGTGAGGTGGGCTGCTGGGAGATGTATGCCTCCTCACGGGCCGCTCTGCGCTATTTCCACGAGAGCTCTCCCCATGAGACCGTGCCCACCGTGGAGCAGTTGATGAACATGGAAGCCAGTGGCAATGAGAAGGCGCAGAAGGCCATGGAGACACAGGCTCGCGCCATCGGTCGTGGACTTCGCATGGTCACGGCTGCGTTCAATCCCGAGATCATCCTCTTCGCGGGAGACATCACGCTCCGCTGGGAGCTGATGGGACGCATCATTGAAGAAGAGGTGAAGAAGCGCATGCTGACGGGAGCTCCACCGAAGATCGTTGCGCTGAACGACGGGGAATCGGCACGACTGCTCGGTGCTGCCGCCGTCGTGCTGCAGCGGCACACCGGCTATCAGAGGCAAAGTCCGACGCGCTAG
- the manD gene encoding D-mannonate dehydratase ManD yields MKITSAKLILCSPDRNFVTLKIVTDEGIHGLGDATLNGRELAVASYLTEHVIPCLIGRDPFDIEDIWQYLYRGAYWRRGPVTMSAIAAVDVALWDIKAKALNTPLYNLLGGKSRNGVLVYAHANGGDIAEAVDSVQKHVDLGYLAVRAQSGVPGVASSYGVPKAGKPYEPAERGLPSESLWSSERYLNFAPKLFQAVRDACGEDLHLLHDVHHRLTPIEAARLGKSLEPYHLFWMEDPTPAENQDAFRLIREHTVTPIATGEVFSSFWDAHDLIRNQWIDYLRMTIVHGGGITALKKAADFAAVYQVRTGFHGATDLSPVTMAAALHFGLAIANFGIQEHMPHTALTDEVFPHAYTFQAGYMYPGDGPGLGVEIDEELAAKYPYQRAYLPIARKLDGTLTDW; encoded by the coding sequence ATGAAGATCACATCCGCAAAACTCATCCTCTGCTCCCCAGACCGCAACTTCGTCACGCTGAAGATCGTGACGGACGAAGGCATCCATGGCCTTGGCGATGCGACGCTGAATGGCCGCGAACTGGCCGTGGCGTCCTACCTCACCGAACACGTCATCCCCTGCCTCATCGGACGCGATCCGTTCGACATCGAAGATATCTGGCAGTATCTCTACCGCGGCGCATACTGGCGGCGAGGGCCGGTCACGATGAGCGCCATCGCCGCGGTCGATGTCGCCCTGTGGGACATCAAGGCCAAGGCCCTGAACACACCTCTCTACAACCTGCTGGGTGGCAAGAGCCGGAACGGCGTGCTCGTCTACGCGCATGCCAACGGTGGCGACATCGCCGAGGCGGTTGATAGCGTGCAGAAGCACGTCGACCTCGGCTACCTCGCAGTGCGCGCCCAGAGCGGTGTGCCCGGCGTCGCCTCCAGCTACGGCGTGCCCAAGGCAGGCAAGCCATATGAGCCGGCCGAGCGTGGCCTGCCCAGCGAGAGTCTATGGTCCTCCGAGCGCTATCTCAACTTCGCGCCGAAGCTCTTCCAGGCCGTGCGCGACGCGTGCGGCGAAGACCTGCATCTGCTGCACGATGTCCATCACCGCCTTACCCCCATCGAAGCGGCACGGCTGGGCAAATCGCTCGAGCCCTACCATCTCTTCTGGATGGAAGACCCCACACCCGCGGAGAATCAGGACGCCTTTCGCCTCATCCGCGAACACACCGTAACACCCATCGCCACGGGAGAGGTCTTCAGCTCGTTCTGGGATGCGCATGACCTCATCCGCAACCAGTGGATTGACTATCTGCGTATGACCATCGTGCATGGAGGCGGCATCACGGCACTCAAGAAAGCCGCCGACTTCGCAGCCGTCTACCAGGTAAGAACTGGCTTCCACGGCGCCACCGATCTCTCACCCGTGACGATGGCGGCCGCCCTCCACTTCGGCCTCGCCATCGCGAACTTCGGCATCCAGGAACACATGCCGCACACCGCGCTCACCGATGAGGTTTTTCCCCACGCATACACCTTCCAGGCCGGCTACATGTACCCCGGCGATGGCCCCGGCCTCGGGGTGGAGATCGACGAAGAACTCGCCGCAAAGTATCCCTATCAGAGAGCCTATCTGCCCATCGCCCGCAAGCTCGACGGAACACTTACTGACTGGTAA
- a CDS encoding MFS transporter has product MINRTRSLGSELRDPSSMRWVVCFLLFLATTANYMDRSVFSLLEPALHGVAFMGWSPLADRFHQPVFDNNFGNIVICFQLAYGIGLLVSGRVIDRLGTKKGYALAILIWAAASIGHSLVTSVMGFFVARICLGLGEAGNFPAAIKATSEWFPTEERALATGIFNSGSNFSYLVAPLLVAWVTARFGWRYAFVATGSFGVMWLVVWLLFPYQRLRRESSLRTQQRVALPVEKQSFLALLVSRKAWAFATGKGLTDGVWWFYLFYLPQFLNRTYGLELHAQYWFLVTVYVISSFGSIFGGGLSGVLMHRGFSINAARKFTMLGMAVCVMPIMLVPHLGTLFPANPWPATLLIAFAAAAHQGWSANLFSTTGDMFPSNAVSTVVGFGGAMGAAGGAIFTAIIKRSFSLHPLFVFLMASMVYLIALGIMHLLVPRLGQTSEVTSQ; this is encoded by the coding sequence GTGATCAACCGCACGCGTTCTCTCGGCAGTGAGCTTCGCGACCCCTCAAGCATGCGCTGGGTGGTCTGCTTTCTGCTTTTTCTGGCGACTACGGCCAATTACATGGATCGCTCCGTCTTTTCTCTGCTGGAGCCCGCTCTGCACGGCGTTGCCTTCATGGGGTGGAGCCCGCTGGCGGACCGGTTTCATCAGCCGGTGTTCGACAATAACTTCGGCAATATCGTCATCTGCTTTCAACTGGCGTACGGTATCGGTTTGCTCGTGTCGGGGCGGGTGATCGACCGGCTTGGCACGAAGAAGGGGTACGCGCTTGCGATCCTGATCTGGGCTGCGGCGTCGATCGGCCATTCGCTGGTCACGTCCGTCATGGGATTCTTCGTTGCACGTATCTGCCTGGGGCTGGGTGAGGCGGGAAACTTTCCTGCCGCGATCAAGGCGACGTCTGAGTGGTTTCCAACCGAGGAGCGCGCGCTCGCGACGGGCATCTTCAACTCGGGCTCCAACTTTTCCTATTTGGTTGCGCCTCTGCTGGTCGCATGGGTGACGGCGAGGTTCGGCTGGCGCTACGCCTTTGTGGCGACGGGATCTTTTGGGGTGATGTGGCTGGTCGTCTGGCTGCTCTTTCCGTACCAGCGGCTACGCAGGGAGTCCAGCCTCCGCACGCAACAGCGCGTCGCGCTGCCGGTTGAGAAGCAGAGCTTCCTCGCGCTTCTCGTCAGCCGGAAGGCGTGGGCCTTCGCGACCGGGAAGGGATTGACCGATGGCGTGTGGTGGTTCTATCTCTTCTACCTGCCGCAGTTTCTCAACCGGACCTATGGCCTCGAACTCCACGCGCAGTACTGGTTCCTGGTGACGGTTTATGTGATCTCATCGTTCGGATCCATCTTCGGGGGCGGACTCTCGGGTGTGCTGATGCATCGCGGCTTCAGCATCAACGCAGCGCGCAAGTTCACGATGCTCGGCATGGCGGTGTGCGTGATGCCGATCATGCTGGTGCCACATCTGGGAACGTTGTTTCCCGCGAATCCATGGCCGGCTACGTTGCTGATCGCGTTCGCGGCGGCTGCACACCAAGGATGGTCGGCAAACCTCTTTTCGACCACGGGAGACATGTTTCCTTCGAACGCGGTGTCGACGGTTGTCGGCTTCGGCGGAGCGATGGGCGCTGCGGGGGGAGCGATCTTCACCGCGATCATCAAACGCAGCTTCTCGCTCCACCCACTGTTCGTGTTTCTGATGGCGAGCATGGTCTATCTGATCGCGCTCGGCATCATGCACCTGCTCGTCCCGCGTCTGGGCCAGACGAGCGAAGTTACCAGTCAGTAA
- a CDS encoding nuclear transport factor 2 family protein, with protein MQAAVPGENAVLAPVKALFEGMSKRDAEAIRETALPGAMVVLMRDGKPTQMTIESFAERVGKPGSTHIEERIHDPLVRIDNDLAVVWAPFVFLVDGKVDHCGTDLFNMVRKDGIWLIASVADTGRKDCPVP; from the coding sequence ATGCAAGCGGCTGTTCCGGGCGAAAACGCGGTGCTGGCGCCAGTCAAGGCGCTGTTCGAGGGGATGAGCAAGCGCGACGCGGAGGCCATCAGGGAGACGGCTCTTCCCGGTGCGATGGTGGTGCTGATGCGCGATGGCAAACCGACCCAGATGACGATCGAGTCCTTCGCCGAGAGGGTGGGAAAGCCGGGGAGCACGCATATCGAAGAACGCATCCATGATCCGCTTGTGCGGATCGACAACGATCTGGCAGTGGTGTGGGCGCCCTTCGTGTTTCTGGTGGACGGCAAGGTGGATCATTGCGGAACGGATCTGTTCAACATGGTCCGCAAGGACGGTATATGGTTGATCGCGAGCGTGGCCGATACAGGGCGGAAGGACTGCCCCGTTCCTTAG